A stretch of the Theileria equi strain WA chromosome 1, complete sequence genome encodes the following:
- a CDS encoding signal peptide-containing protein (encoded by transcript BEWA_028270A): protein MRFLSVFSVLFLVRLSSCDEVVFDLSSPDPSLARDYESTVDGVVHHSFFPKGQLFSKVVDGGVTLWEAEGEERCDVLFTSVCDRTRAVLHVWVKGLPSKTLHYENVSGEWKLVTVRVKGLPELEEPVSPKEHTAELNFASLGCPLQGFSGSEAHVENPKLVAEDVEPQDDKDLLEAPAEEPENLPDAIVEEAPEVNVEELGEVEALPETKVEEPETPVEYFSELQSEVLPEVPVEPTIEPEVSIPEESNNDEEDPRVAPAESSPSPGDSEKESEDVQPEENELRSNEVKESESVPTHTEEVSPKSEEPVSHFLDKVHESLFNVENGEENGLNLIKLTAKEGVKADRLTFDGQTVWEDKKKFCSSAVLYLDGDQPTLAVLVTRDKNNKVKKVCKHHDGNKWKNGNENKHKKKLKELRDTAKPKDAPEATKKEQEVSQGQAQANPDKPVDKDTLDISKKDNSVGKYNKTVADDKISLHTFDIDKATVTKVVDGKDVIWEAPAGTDHKCTWAELGVFGDKETLGLEIKMDKVIEINFRKIDGKWQRVQVSK from the coding sequence ATGAGATTCCTTTCTGTCTTCTCTGTATTGTTCCTAGTGAGACTGTCTAGCTGTGATGAGGTTGTCTTTGACCTCTCTTCTCCTGATCCTTCATTGGCCAGAGACTATGAAAGCACTGTGGATGGAGTAGTTCACCACTCATTCTTCCCCAAGGGACAACTATTCAGCAAGGTAGTAGATGGTGGAGTCACTCTCTGGGAAGCTgaaggagaagagagaTGTGATGTACTATTCACAAGTGTTTGTGATAGAACAAGAGCTGTTCTCCATGTATGGGTTAAGGGTCTTCCATCCAAGACATTGCATTATGAGAATGTAagtggagaatggaagctGGTAACTGTAAGAGTTAAAGGTCTTCCGGAGTTAGAGGAGCCAGTCTCTCCAAAGGAACATACAGCTGAACTTAACTTTGCTAGCCTCGGATGTCCATTGCAAGGATTCTCAGGTTCAGAAGCTCATGTAGAGAATCCCAAGCTTGTCGCTGAGGATGTGGAACCtcaagatgataaagatttACTAGAGGCTCCTGCAGAAGAACCTGAGAATCTACCAGATGCTATAGTTGAGGAAGCGCCTGAAGTTAATGTAGAAGAGCTAGGAGAAGTTGAGGCTTTACCAGAGACCAAAGTAGAAGAACCTGAGACTCCCGTAGAATATTTTAGTGAATTACAATCTGAGGTTTTACCAGAGGTTCCAGTCGAGCCTACTATAGAACCAGAAGTATCCATCCCTGAAGAATCTAataatgatgaagaagaccCTAGAGTGGCTCCTGCAGAATCCTCCCCTTCACCAGGAGATAGTGAgaaagaatctgaagatgTCCAGCCTGAAGAGAATGAGTTGAGGTCCAATGAGGTAAAGGAGAGTGAATCTGTGCCAACTCATACCGAGGAAGTATCTCCtaaatctgaagaaccCGTAAGTCATTTCCTGGATAAGGTACATGAGTCACTCTTTAACGTCgagaatggagaagagaATGGTCTTAATCTCATAAAGTTGACCGCTAAGGAAGGTGTTAAAGCTGATAGACTTACCTTTGATGGTCAGACAGTTTGGGAAGATAAGAAGAAATTCTGTTCTTCTGCCGTCTTGTATCTCGATGGAGACCAGCCTACTCTTGCAGTACTTGTTACCAGggataagaataataagGTTAAAAAGGTCTGCAAGCACcatgatggtaataaatggaagaatggtaatgagAATAAACATAAGAAGAAGCTCAAGGAACTGCGAGATACTGCTAAACCAAAAGACGCTCCAGAAGCGACCAAAAAGGAGCAGGAAGTTTCACAAGGACAAGCACAGGCTAATCCTGATAAACCTGTCGACAAAGATACCCTGgacatttcaaagaagGACAACTCAGTTGGtaaatataataaaactGTTGCTGATGATAAGATAAGTTTGCACACGTTTGATATTGATAAGGCCACTGTAACCAAAGTAGTGGACGGTAAAGATGTCATCTGGGAAGCTCCTGCAGGCACTGATCACAAGTGTACATGGGCAGAGCTTGGCGTTTTTGGAGATAAAGAAACTTTAGGATTAGAAATTAAAATGGATAAGGTAATAGAAATAAACTTCAGGAAGATAGATGGTAAATGGCAAAGGGTTCAAGTTTCTAAATAA
- a CDS encoding signal peptide-containing protein (encoded by transcript BEWA_028280A), translating to MRSFTRLILFASLCTGALGAPVKPEKILVNLDISKDVPDQMEYRSPRWDKDYALYQIKQYLKGIYIIGRVSDGEHIIMEGDSTCVDKYVDIIDRYNVYLVRILSKYANGNEYSCRIDEFRRTRGDPKYVQHYRTPVKLDVVKEERDAIIKLRSTMEPVIDRKPLHSETDGRNGKPLRITYAVDEDLKDQFVFGTIYFDGKLIVEEERSLLNREVVWDRSAENVTIDVLSWYNNGIKVNARYVLEAGKGFNLASEERTFIWAYYLHGCETEGSIVYTYDS from the coding sequence ATGAGAAGTTTCACAAGACTCATCCTATTTGCCTCGCTATGTACTGGCGCTTTGGGAGCTCCGGTAAAACCTGAGAAGATTCTTGTGaatcttgacatttccaagGACGTGCCAGACCAGATGGAATATCGTTCGCCCAGGTGGGATAAGGACTATGCATTATACCAAATTAAGCAATACCTCAAGGGGATCTACATCATTGGTAGAGTGAGTGACGGGGAACACATTATAATGGAGGGGGATTCTACATGCGTTGACAAATACGTCGATATTATAGACCGATACAATGTCTACTTGGTGAGGATTCTGAGTAAGTATGCGAATGGGAACGAATATTCTTGTCGCATTGACGAGTTTAGAAGGACGAGAGGAGACCCAAAATATGTGCAACATTACAGAACACCCGTAAAATTGGACgttgtaaaggaggaaaGGGATGCTATCATCAAACTGAGGTCCACAATGGAACCAGTTATAGATAGAAAGCCATTGCATTCAGAGACTGATGGACGAAATGGGAAACCTTTACGCATAACATACGCTGTGGACGAAGACCTTAAGGATCAATTTGTCTTTGGGACGATATACTTTGACGGAAAACTTATAGTCGAGGAAGAGCGCAGTCTGCTAAACAGAGAAGTTGTTTGGGATAGAAGCGCTGAAAACGTCACAATAGACGTTTTATCCTGGTATAACAATGGGATTAAAGTCAATGCACGGTACGTGCTTGAAGCTGGCAAAGGGTTCAATCTCGCATCTGAGGAAAGGACTTTTATATGGGCTTATTATCTCCATGGATGTGAAACTGAGGGGAGTATTGTCTATACATATGATTCGTAG
- a CDS encoding hypothetical protein (encoded by transcript BEWA_028290A): MSGDGDGLTLELDIHCSGDEGTQCNCTKIDSISPRKDVSPDSAIGFFALTHFIHEGQTFILKKDIGGNQSIDGGPVKDVESVSVYYWGGNEHEYCETPLLLKITEKNNPIPRYYKRYKEGELVGHDSKIWKYYDNPNNISLQDLLNERNLGINNLLFLNLNDPTTPFKSESDFSKDIKAEPVGGGGPKPLTGTNYIVKEYEVRGTRTRISRVTYNGVDTSGIIPPPGPVSMVRLFSYSESAGASVPLMLQFMQKTGGSEWFYSTHKDGWGRVYDPSGFYNVLNQPTERLSKELDNINCKHYSAVALNLTKSNSTNHAKKRPNGKGYCCRYHSGTEKRVTVKRKKVFCKAPGHNASGSIYYYKHSVQGQKIAAIYYKDGSERKNIKLTGSYLPIDGVKSVSVFYCKYDTPVLIYIAGETQEVSKWYKRQNKSSHVWTQVPDVLQGITPDKLSNIKDCTDGNFEQLVKVLNEFGHSVYKPCNTTSPPAHTTPGETAKEAQDDPNHGGTSLTDTLKAVSASLTDDSTNIIVSVTTGILVTSALACFAGFKLYNRYKGDPWVRYGYPIECLKNVPY; this comes from the coding sequence atgagtggaGATGGCGATGGGCTTACGCTGGAGCTAGATATACACTGTAGTGGAGATGAAGGTACACAATGTAATTGCACTAAGATTGACAGCATTAGTCCCAGAAAAGATGTTAGCCCTGATAGTGCCATCGGGTTTTTCGCTCTTACTCATTTCATCCATGAAGGACAGACGTTCATCCTTAAGAAAGATATAGGTGGTAATCAGAGTATAGATGGTGGACCGGTCAAGGATGTTGAGAGTGTATCCGTATATTACTGGGGTGGAAATGAGCATGAGTATTGTGAgactcctcttcttttaaaaattactGAGAAGAACAATCCCATACCAAGATATTACAAAAGGTATAAGGAAGGAGAATTAGTAGGGCATGATTCGAAGATCTGGAAATACTATGACAACCCTAATAACATATCCCTACAAGATTTGTTAAATGAAAGAAACCTCGGTATAAATAATCTCCTCTTTCTTAATCTTAATGATCCTACAACACCTTTTAAATCTGAGTCTGATTTTTCAAAGGATATAAAAGCAGAGCCTGTTGGAGGAGGTGGTCCAAAACCCCTTACTGGTACTAACTACATTGTTAAGGAATATGAAGTTCGTGGGACCAGAACCAGAATTTCCAGAGTAACCTATAATGGAGTAGATACTAGTGGAATTATTCCTCCTCCAGGTCCAGTTTCTATGGTTAGATTATTCTCATACTCAGAGAGCGCAGGTGCCAGCGTTCCCCTAATGTTACAGTTTATGCAAAAAACTGGAGGTTCAGAATGGTTTTATAGCACACACAAGGATGGATGGGGAAGAGTTTATGACCCTTCTGGATTTTATAATGTTCTCAATCAACCTACCGAACGTCTTTCCAAGGAACTTGACAACATTAACTGTAAACATTACAGTGCAGTTGCTCTGAATCTCACCAAAAGTAATTCTACGAATCACGCTAAGAAACGTCCCAATGGAAAAGGCTACTGTTGTCGTTACCATAGTGGTACTGAAAAGAGGGTCACTGTTAAGCGAAAGAAAGTTTTCTGTAAAGCTCCGGGTCATAACGCCTCAGGTTCCATTTACTACTATAAACATTCCGTTCAAGGACAGAAAATAGCTGCCATCTATTATAAGGATGGCAGTGAAAggaaaaatataaaattaaCTGGGTCATATTTACCAATAGATGGTGTGAAGAGCGTTTCTGTGTTCTACTGTAAATACGACACTCCAGTGTTGATATATATCGCAGGTGAAACTCAGGAAGTTAGTAAATGGTACAAGAGACAGAATAAGAGTAGTCATGTTTGGACACAAGTCCCTGATGTTCTCCAAGGCATAACACCAGATAAATTAAGTAATATCAAAGACTGTACTGACGGAAATTTTGAACAACTTGTTAAGGTACTAAATGAGTTTGGGCATTCAGTGTATAAACCATGTAATACCACTTCTCCACCTGCTCATACTACTCCTGGAGAAACTGCTAAAGAAGCTCAAGATGATCCTAATCATGGTGGAACCTCTCTTACTGATACTCTTAAAGCCGTTTCAGCTAGTCTAACTGACGACTCTACTAACATTATTGTCTCTGTAACTACGGGCATTCTTGTTACTTCTGCCTTAGCTTGTTTTGCGGGATTCAAACTctataatcgctataaaggagacccttgggttagatACGGTTATCCTATAGAgtgtttaaagaatgtaccatattga
- a CDS encoding hypothetical protein (encoded by transcript BEWA_028300A) gives MALHAGVVLTLVKYCGHFWTWKSSIIPYNRVLYAQDLCHRQHIALCTPLSFILAIFSEMPSPFNLPRRNANMRLYILLPILAAIKLCSAGWPRCLRCCSGGDAEEGIEIINEQVGGQVKEEEYSLNLMSPNDDKVNVRVLNNDGVTCKEYTPREECKIVAIKHDDKELWKAKKKQECMIALLLVQGEVKLLYVNINNSGKSEVATFEQVEGSWTKITKRDFINKYMRMRLASLSMKAGSKKSAE, from the coding sequence ATGGCCCTGCATGCAGGGGTTGTCCTCACTCTTGTAAAGTACTGTGGACATTTTTGGACTTGGAAGTCTTCTATTATCCCATACAATCGCGTTCTCTACGCTCAAGACTTATGCCATCGGCAGCACATTGCCCTCTGTACTCCTCTGTCCTTCATTCTCGCCATTTTTTCAGAGATGCCCTCACCATTTAATCTTCCGAGAAGGAATGCAAACATGAGACTCTACATTCTATTACCCATTCTTGCCGCCATTAAACTCTGCAGTGCCGGCTGGCCCCGGTGTTTGAGGTGTTGCTCTGGAGGAGACGCTGAAGAAGGTATAGAAATAATCAACGAGCAAGTTGGTGGACAAGtgaaagaagaggaatacTCCCTCAATTTGATGAGTccaaatgatgataaagtaAACGTCAGGGTGTTGAACAATGACGGGGTTACATGCAAGGAGTACACTCCCAGGGAAGAGTGTAAAATCGTAGCCATCAAGCATGACGATAAGGAGCTTTGGAAGGCAAAGAAGAAGCAGGAATGCATGATCGCACTCTTGTTGGTCCAAGGAGAGGTCAAGCTGCTCTATGTAAACATCAACAACTCTGGGAAATCAGAAGTAGCCACGTTTGAACAAGTGGAAGGGTCGTGGACCAAGATCACAAAGAGAGATTTTATCAACAAATACATGCGAATGAGATTGGCATCCCTATCTATGAAGGCCGGATCAAAGAAATCGGCCGAGTAG
- a CDS encoding hypothetical protein (encoded by transcript BEWA_028310A) encodes MSQGKTSMICGKMMVFMTHLLLLLGVLRIDRVYSILQKEKVPIDINLSGQRPARITTIPSAKFFGGINYIIQHSRRHTHILGAVYDKEELIIEGSPMSVSRYVLHVIREDDSRYLRIITRNRSTGAHVSTVNEYVKGHGDSGYRRLNRIPMDIDLLSQESSQYICVDFVTDWKTIDGNIESLRDLDGIPENLELIPMRYRIQKEVQDDFVLGRVKYGQYLVEDLTEGLISKEIIWEGGIEHPRIMTISRYTNWSEVVINYRFISGEFDKFYVRDSKRTFIDLRG; translated from the exons atgTCGCAGGGTAAGACGTCCATGATCTGCGGGAAAATGATGGTCTTCATGACTCATTTATTGCTATTATTGGGAGTCTTACGAATAGACAGGGTTTATAGTATACTCCAGAAAGAAAAGGTTCCAATAGATATAAATTTGTCTGGGCAACGACCAGCAAGAATTACAACTATCCCGTCTGCAAAATTTTTTGGTGGCATTAATTATATCATTCAACACAGTCGTAGGCATACACATATTCTAGGGGCTGTCTATGATAAAG AAGAGCTAATAATTGAGGGGTCTCCGATGAGTGTTAGTCGATATGTTCTTCATGTAATAAGAGAAGACGATAGCAGATATCTCAGAATCATTACAAGAAACAGGTCAACTGGAGCGCATGTTAGTACAGTCAACGAATATGTAAAGGGCCATGGAGATTCGGGATATAGAAGACTCAATCGAATACCAATGGATATAGACCTGCTTTCTCAAGAAAGTAGTCAATATATATGTGTGGACTTCGTAACAGACTGGAAGACTATAGACGGGAACATAGAAAGTTTGAGGGATTTGGACGGCATCCCGGAAAACCTGGAACTCATACCCATGAGGTACCGTATCCAAAAGGAGGTACAGGACGACTTTGTACTTGGCAGGGTGAAATATGGCCAATATCTCGTGGAGGATTTAACTGAAGGGCTGATAAGTAAGGAGATCATTTGGGAAGGTGGAATAGAGCATCCTCGTATAATGACCATTTCACGATACACAAACTGGAGCGAAGTCGTTATAAACTATAGGTTTATAAGCGGGGAATTTGACAAGTTTTACGTCAGAGATAGCAAAAGGACGTTTATAGACCTGCGAGGGTAA